In Nilaparvata lugens isolate BPH chromosome 5, ASM1435652v1, whole genome shotgun sequence, the following proteins share a genomic window:
- the LOC120351586 gene encoding keratin-associated protein 12-3-like, with product MGGRPVRKPASTETFTTGNCEKSYDRHFQSEDLTHFAVQCSAVQCSAVQCCAVQCSAVQCSAVQCSAVQCSAVQCSAVQCSAVQCSAVQCSAVQCSAVQCSAVQCSAVLCSAVQCSAVQCSAVQCCAVQCSAVQCSAVQCSAVQCSAVQCSAVQCSAVQCSHLTRVIDLPDVWS from the coding sequence ATGGGTGGTAGGCCGGTGCGAAAGCCAGCCAGCACCGAGACATTTACGACTGGCAACTGTGAAAAGAGTTACGATCGGCACTTCCAATCGGAGGACCTCACTCACTTTGCAGTGCAGTGCAGTGCTGTGCAGTGCAGTGCAGTGCAGTGCTGTGCAGTGCAGTGCAGTGCTGTGCAGTGCAGTGCAGTGCAGTGCAGTGCAGTGCAGTGCAGTGCAGTGCAGTGCAGTGCAGTGCAGTGCAGTGCAGTGCAGTGCAGTGCAGTGCAGTGCAGTGCAGTGCAGTGCAGTGCAGTGCAGTGCAGTGCAGTGCAGTGCAGTGCAGTGCTGTGCAGTGCAGTGCAGTGCAGTGCTGTGCAGTGCAGTGCAGTGCAGTGCTGTGCAGTGCAGTGCAGTGCAGTGCAGTGCAGTGCTGTGCAGTGCAGTGCAGTGCAGTGCAGTGCAGTGCAGTGCAGTGCAGTGCAGTGCAGTGCAGTGCAGTGCAGTCATTTAACTCGCGTTATAGATTTGCCAGACGTCTGGTCTTGA